One window of Mauremys mutica isolate MM-2020 ecotype Southern chromosome 6, ASM2049712v1, whole genome shotgun sequence genomic DNA carries:
- the LYSMD3 gene encoding LOW QUALITY PROTEIN: lysM and putative peptidoglycan-binding domain-containing protein 3 (The sequence of the model RefSeq protein was modified relative to this genomic sequence to represent the inferred CDS: inserted 1 base in 1 codon), which translates to MAGRSQPPAGALPAAGSSRAHPFGNGLQADGEAQEEDGEVSELRPRGREKVRRSTSRDRLDGIVLLTKDIQAGETLNAIALQYCCSVADIKRVNNLITDQDFFALRSIKIPVKKFSVLTETHCSPKGKQVSRPLSSTQFSPEFQETSPASDSFSCNETVGNFLKEVDRDIEQIVKCNDTKRENLNEVVSALSAQQICFEPDAKTKKRKDPYYGADWGIGWWTAVVIMLVIGIITPVFYLLYYEVLVKVDVSHHSTMESAHSLVTAPSQQKXNGINPANIMDVESEEELQHYNGKSQETVVHRHI; encoded by the exons ATGGCCGGGCGGAGCCagcccccagccggagccctgccCGCCGCGGGCAGCAGCCGCGCGCACCCGTTCGGAAACGGTCTCCAGGCGGACGGCGAGGCGCAGGAGGAGGACGGGGAGGTGTCGGAGCTGCGCcccagagggagggagaaggtcCGGCGCAGCACCTCGCGGGACCGGCTGGATGGAATTGTGCTGCTAACGAAGGACATCCAGGCAGGCGAGACTCTGAACGCGATAGCGCTGCAGTATTGCTGCTCG GTTGCAGACATCAAGAGGGTTAATAATCTTATCACTGACCAGGATTTTTTTGCGCTGAGATCTATCAAAATTCCAGTGAAGAAGTTCAGTGTATTGACTGAAACGCATTGCTCTCCAAAAGGCAAGCAAGTTTCAAGACCTTTATCATCTACTCAGTTTTCCCCAGAATTCCAAGAAACATCCCCAGCTTCTGATTCATTTTCCTGTAATGAGACTGTTGGCAACTTCTTGAAAGAAGTGGATCGCGATATAGAACAAATAGTAAAGTGCAATGATACGAAAAGAGAGAATCTTAATGAAGTTGTTTCTGCCTTATCCGCACAGCAGATATGCTTTGAACCTGATGCTAAAACCAAAAAGCGGAAAGATCCCTATTACGGAGCAGACTGGGGCATAGGATGGTGGACAGCAGTGGTGATAATGTTGGTGATTGGCATAATAACTCCAGTTTTTTATCTCTTATATTATGAGGTTTTAGTGAAAGTGGACGTTAGTCACCATTCTACAATGGAATCTGCCCACTCACTAGTCACAGCACCATcacaacaaa caaatggaaTAAATCCAGCAAACATCATGGATGTTGAGAGTGAGGAGGAGCTTCAGCATTACAATGGAAAGTCCCAGGAGACTGTTGTTCATAGACATATATAA